ACAGGCCTTTGTAATCGCCGATACCTGGATACATAATCAGGTAGCCGACGCCAAACAGCCATGTGCAGACATAAAGCCAAAACCACCAACGTGGCAGAGGGTTATTGTACTCCGAAATGCCGTCCCACTCATGACCTGTGGTTTTTACTTCTTCGCCTTTTTTAGGGCGTTTCACAACGTTTTGCGAAAGCAGAAGCCAAGCCAGGCCGATGAAGCTGAGCACGACGATAACGGCAATATATATACTCCAGAAACTACTGGTAAATTGGGATGTTGTGTTCATTATTTTGCTCCGTGATCACGGACTGACTGAGCTTGATCGTCCTTTTCAGACGGCCTTTGTTCGTCATTATCGAAAATACTGCTGGCTGCATCATCATAGTTTTTCTTATTGCGTCTATTGAACACAATATAGAGGACTAAAATAAAGCTGATGAATACCCAAACAGTAAAGAGCGAGCGAGCCCAGTTAGCGTCCATGATGTTACCTTACGTTTTTCAATGCCAAGCCCAAGCCTTGCAGGTAGGCGATAACAGCGTCCAGCTCTGATTTGTTGGCCAGCATTTCAGGTGCTTTGGCAATTTCTTCATCGCTGTAAGGTGTACCCACTTTACGCAGGGCTTTCATATGCGCCACAGTTGCCTCGGCATCGACTTTATTGCGTGCGAGCCATGGAAATGCAGGCATATTGGACTCCGGCACAACGTCGCGCGGGTTCAGCAGGTGGATGCGGTGCCATTCATCGGAATAACGGCCGCCGACACGAGCCAAATCCGGACCGGTACGTTTAGAACCCCATTGGAACGGATGGTCATAAACAGACTCACCGGCAACGGAGTAGTGGCCGTAACGTTCAGTTTCTGCACGGAATGGACGAATCATTTGAGAGTGGCAGTTGTAGCAGCCTTCGCGCACATAAATATCGCGACCGGCCACTTGCAGGGCGTTATATGGTTTCACGCCGGGTGCAGGTTCGGTAACTGCCTTGGTGAAGAACAGCGGAACAGCCTCAATCAGAAGGCCGACGCTGACTACAAGCAGGGTGAATACAATCAGTACACCGACTTTTTCTTCAGCTAATTGTTGTAATTTCATTTTGGTAGCCTATCTTTCTTGTCATTAGTGGTGTTGAGTTTGAGAAACCGCAGGAATCTCAGCATCAACTGCTTTACCACTGATAGCAGTACGGTAAACGTTATATGCCATGATGCACATACCGCTCAGGTACAGAAGACCGCCGGTGAAACGAATCATGTAGTAAGGCATGGTACGTTTTACGGATTCAACGAAGGAATAAGTCAGCGTGCCGTCGTCATTCAAAGAACCCCACATCAGACCTTGCATTACGCCGGCAATCCACATTGCAGCGATATACAGAACCACGCCGATGGTCGCGATCCAGAAATGCGCCTCAACCAATTTGGTGCTGTACATTTCATTTTTGCCGAACAAGCGGGGAATCATGTAGTAAACGGAACCGATGGTTACAAAGCCCACCCAGCCCAATGCACCGGCGTGAACGTGTGCAACAGTCCAGTCAGTATAGTGGCTCAGAGCGTTAACCGTTTTGATAGACATCATCGGGCCTTCAAACGTAGACATACCGTAGAAAGACAGAGATACGATCAAGAATTTCAAAATCGGGTCGGTACGCAGTTTGTCCCATGCACCAGACAGAGTCATGATACCGTTGATCATACCGCCCCAAGAAGGTGCGAACAGGATCAAAGACAATACCATACCCAAAGATTGAGTCCAGTCAGGCAATGCGGTGTAGTGCAAGTGGTGAGAACCTGCCCACATATAAGTGAAAATCAAAGCCCAGAAGTGGACGACGGACAAGCGGTAAGAGTAAATCGGACGGCCTGCTTGTTTAGGTACGAAATAGTACATCATACCCAAGAAGCCGGCTGTCAGGAAAAAGCCCACCGCATTGTGGCCGTACCACCATTGAACCATCGCATCAATCGCACCTGCGTAAACCGGGTAAGATTTCATCAAACCGGCAGGGATGCTGATATTATTGACGATGTGCAACAGCGCAACGGCCAAGATAAAGCCGCCGTAGAACCAGTTGGCAACGTAAATATGTTTGATTTTACGTTTGGCAATCGTACCGAAGAATACGATAGCGTAGGCAACCCACACCAGCGTAATCAAAATGTCGATAGGCCATTCCAACTCGGCGTATTCTTTACCTTGGGTGTAACCCATAGGCAAGCTGATGGCCGCAGCCACGATAACGGCCTGCCAACCCCAGAAGGTAAATGCAGGCAGCCAACCGCCAAACAGACGGGTATTACATGTACGTTGAACAACGTAGTATGATGTACCGATCAAACCGCAACCGCCGAATGCAAAAATAACCGCATTGGTGTGCAGAGGACGCAGGCGGCCGAAGTGGAACCAAGGTCCGATATTGGATAAATCGAGGGCCGGAGCAAAAAGCTGGGCAGCGACGATAACGCCAACCAACATGCCCACAATACCCCAAACTACAGTCATGATGGCGAACTGGCGCACCACTTTGTAGTTATAAGTTTGTGTGTCCATGGAAGTCTCCATAAATTATGGGTATAAAAAATTTTTATCTCACCTCAACCATTACGTTTATGAAAAGCGCAATACAGCTAAGGCTCAAATTTTTCTAAATTTAACATAGACACCACAACATGCCAAGCAAAATTACATTCCATATTGCATAAAACCTTTAGTAAGACATAATCTCATTTCTTTTATAATCAATAAATTATTTAAACATATCCAATAAATCGGGCACAGTATTTTTTCAAGCCCCCTTTTTCGTACAGTTTTATTGATATAGATTAAGCCTACCCTTTAAAACCCCTTCCTCTTAATAAACTTTAGCAAATTAACCAATAGCCATGATTAATTACAAAATCACCCCCAACTTTCTGTCTCATGAATGGCACATCACCTTATCATTCACTCAAACCAATGATTCAGAAACAGAAATCAGCTTACCCAACTGGGTGCCCGGCAGCTACCTCATCCGTGACTTTGCCCGCCACATCACACACATCAACGCGCGCTGCAACGGCAAAGCCCAGCCGCTGACACAAACCAGCAAAAACCATTGGCAAACCCCTGCTCTCAGTGGAGCGTGGGAAATTTACTACACCGTCTACGCATTCGACTTGTCTGTACGCGGCTCATTCCTCAGTACAGAGCGCGGCTTTTTCGACGGCGCATGCCTCTTCTTAAAAGTACACGGACAAGAACAACAACCACACCAAGTCGAATTTCCTACCCTGCCGCACACATGGCAGATAGCCACCACCCTGCCCCAAACCTCGGCGACCACTTTTCAGACGGCCTCATACGCCGAGCTTATCGACCATCCGGTTGAAACAGGCATCATCGAATTCCTCGACTTTGAAGCACAAGGCATCCCCCACCGTATTGCATTAAGCGGTATCTATCCTGATTTCGACCGTGCCCGCTTCCTCGCCGATATTCAAAAAATCTGCGAAACCGAATTGGCGATGTTCCCCTCCCCTGCCCCGTTTACCGAATACCTTTTCCTACTACATCTGGGCGACAACCTCTACGGCGGACTGGAACACATCAGCAGCACCGCCCTACTCGCCGACCGCCACAGTCTGCCATCTTACGATATGGGCGAAGCCGACAAAGCTTATACCGAACTGCTCGGCCTCTTCTCCCATGAATACTTCCACGCATGGAACGTCAAATCCATCAAACCGGCCGTATTCGCACCTTACAACCTCGACCAAGAAAACTACACCGAGCAACTTTGGGCATTTGAAGGCATTACTTCCTACTACGACGACCTCTTTCTAGCCCGAAGCAAAACCATCAGTCCCGAAGCCTACCTTACCCTGCTTGCACAAAGCATCACACGCGTACAGCAAACACAAGGCCGTCTGAAACAAACACTTGCCCAATCCAGTTTCAGCGCATGGGACAAGTTCTACAAACAAGACGAAAACAGCCCCAACGCCATCGTCAGCTACTATCAAAAAGGCGCACTGGCCGCACTTTGCCTCGACCTCATCATCCGTGAAAAAAGCCAAGGCAAATACAACCTCGACAGCGTGATGCAGCAACACTATCGCGACTGGTGCAACACCCATCAAGGCATACCCGAAAAACACTGGCAATCCCGTTGTCAAGAAATAACCGGTTTAGATTTAGAAACCTTCTTTCAGACGGCCTTATACAGTACCGAAGACCTTCCGCTCGCAGAATGTCTGCAAAGCGTAGGTGTCAAACTCGACTTTATCCCCCTGCCACGCCAGCACGGCGGAGCATTTGCCAACGAACCCCAATCGGTTGCCCCCGCCAACGATTTGGGCGCACGTTTCAAACAAAACGGCGACCACGCTATCCTGACTCATGTATTTAATGGTGGCAGCGCAGAAAATGCCGGACTCTGTCCGCAAGACAAAATCATCGCCTTAGGCGGCTATGCCTGCAACGACCTTGCAGCGCAGTGGAGCAAACTGCCTATCGGCACACGCACCACCATCCATTTCTTCCGCCAAGGCCTGTTGCGCGAAACCAGCATCACAGTTCAAGCAGCAGAAGCCAATACCGCCCTGCTGCACATTACCGACCGACAAAAACTCGAAAACTGGTTGTACAATCATCAAATAAAACTTCAAACGGCCTGACACTTCCTAGGCCGTCTGAAATCAACATATCCGCTTAATATAAAGAAAGGAAAAACTATGCCCATCCGTAAACTGACCGACTCCCTCTATATCGCCCCCCAACTGACCGAAGCTGATGTCCAAGAAGCCGTACGTCTCGGCATCCAAACCATCATCTGCAACCGCCCGGACGGCGAAGAAGAAAACCAGCCGGCTTTTGCCGAAGTGCAAAACTGGTTTAAAGAGGCCGGCATCAACCAATTCTCACACCAGCCCGTCGTTGCGCCTCAAATCAACGCAGCCGATGTTGCAGCCTTCCAAAATCTGTTGCAACAATCTCCGACTCCTATCCTTGCCTTCTGCCGTACCGGCACTCGCTGCTCCTTGCTTTGGGGTTATCATCAAGTGCAACACGGCGCATCCGTAGCCGAAGTAGTTGCCGCAGCCGAACAGGCAGGCGTCAATCTCAGCAACTTTGAAGCCCGCCTGCAAGAAGCCAAAGATAAAGGTTTAGCTTAATTGTATAAGTAGTAGCCTTTAAACCAATCAGGCCGTCTGAAACCCATTTTTCAGACGGCCTAATGCTTTTATTCACAATCAAACCTTATTTTTAATTTATTTCCACTATCCTAAAAATATATTTTCTAAATCAAGCCCGAATTGACCTGTATCAATACCCCAACCCTATTTTCATTTATAATACCTTTCAATACTTCAGGGCCAAGCCCGAATCCTCCAGTTTTCCCCTATAAGAGCCAGCTCTCTTATTAAATGATTTTTCTTTCCTCTTGATGTGTGTGTGTTTGGGTGTGGCCGAAAGCCACCCCCTTTTTTTTATACCTACCCCTTTTAAGGCCGTCTGAAAACTTTCAGACGGCCTTTCCTTTCCCCTCACAAAAATAGTATAAAATCCCCTTATCGTTCAAACCACAAACTCAAAATACCATGGTCAATAAACTTACTCCCCCTCCAAGCCTGCCCGATCCGCAAGACCTCCGCGCCGTTATCGCTTACAACATGCGCCTCTATCGCGTTAATCATGGCTGGTCGCAAGAAGAACTGGCGCGCCAATGCGGACTTGACCGTACCTACGTCTCCGCCGTCGAGCGCAAACGCTGGAACATCGCCCTTTCCAATATCGAAAAAATCGCATCTGCGCTTAAAATCGCCCCTTACAAACTTCTCCTTCCGCCGCAAGAAATGCTCCGTCAAATGACCGAGCCTGCCGATACCCAAGCCTAATTCACAGCCAGATACCATCATGACCGCCACCCAACAAGCCATCCAAACCTACCAGCAGCAAAAAGCCGCAGCAGAAACTGCCTACCGCAAAAACAACCGTCCCACTGTTTACTTCCGCGACCATATCGCCGCTGCCGAAACCCTGCTGCAAACCCTCTGGCAAATCCACTTCCCCGACAGCAACGACATCAGTCTGATTGCCATCGGCGGCTTTGGGCGTTGCGAACTCTATCCCCATTCCGACTGGGACTTAGCGATTATTTCATCCATTCCTTTTTCAGACAGCCTGCAACAACAAACCACCCAATTTATCCAAACCCTTTGGGACGCACGCCTCAATCCCGCCATCAAAAGCGGCAGCATAGAAGAAATCCTCCAAAGCACCCAAAACGACATTACCGGCGAAACCGCCTTTCTAGAAGCACGCC
This region of Neisseria subflava genomic DNA includes:
- a CDS encoding cbb3-type cytochrome oxidase subunit 3, whose protein sequence is MDANWARSLFTVWVFISFILVLYIVFNRRNKKNYDDAASSIFDNDEQRPSEKDDQAQSVRDHGAK
- the ccoO gene encoding cytochrome-c oxidase, cbb3-type subunit II, whose protein sequence is MKLQQLAEEKVGVLIVFTLLVVSVGLLIEAVPLFFTKAVTEPAPGVKPYNALQVAGRDIYVREGCYNCHSQMIRPFRAETERYGHYSVAGESVYDHPFQWGSKRTGPDLARVGGRYSDEWHRIHLLNPRDVVPESNMPAFPWLARNKVDAEATVAHMKALRKVGTPYSDEEIAKAPEMLANKSELDAVIAYLQGLGLALKNVR
- the ccoN gene encoding cytochrome-c oxidase, cbb3-type subunit I, with product MDTQTYNYKVVRQFAIMTVVWGIVGMLVGVIVAAQLFAPALDLSNIGPWFHFGRLRPLHTNAVIFAFGGCGLIGTSYYVVQRTCNTRLFGGWLPAFTFWGWQAVIVAAAISLPMGYTQGKEYAELEWPIDILITLVWVAYAIVFFGTIAKRKIKHIYVANWFYGGFILAVALLHIVNNISIPAGLMKSYPVYAGAIDAMVQWWYGHNAVGFFLTAGFLGMMYYFVPKQAGRPIYSYRLSVVHFWALIFTYMWAGSHHLHYTALPDWTQSLGMVLSLILFAPSWGGMINGIMTLSGAWDKLRTDPILKFLIVSLSFYGMSTFEGPMMSIKTVNALSHYTDWTVAHVHAGALGWVGFVTIGSVYYMIPRLFGKNEMYSTKLVEAHFWIATIGVVLYIAAMWIAGVMQGLMWGSLNDDGTLTYSFVESVKRTMPYYMIRFTGGLLYLSGMCIMAYNVYRTAISGKAVDAEIPAVSQTQHH
- a CDS encoding M61 family metallopeptidase; translation: MINYKITPNFLSHEWHITLSFTQTNDSETEISLPNWVPGSYLIRDFARHITHINARCNGKAQPLTQTSKNHWQTPALSGAWEIYYTVYAFDLSVRGSFLSTERGFFDGACLFLKVHGQEQQPHQVEFPTLPHTWQIATTLPQTSATTFQTASYAELIDHPVETGIIEFLDFEAQGIPHRIALSGIYPDFDRARFLADIQKICETELAMFPSPAPFTEYLFLLHLGDNLYGGLEHISSTALLADRHSLPSYDMGEADKAYTELLGLFSHEYFHAWNVKSIKPAVFAPYNLDQENYTEQLWAFEGITSYYDDLFLARSKTISPEAYLTLLAQSITRVQQTQGRLKQTLAQSSFSAWDKFYKQDENSPNAIVSYYQKGALAALCLDLIIREKSQGKYNLDSVMQQHYRDWCNTHQGIPEKHWQSRCQEITGLDLETFFQTALYSTEDLPLAECLQSVGVKLDFIPLPRQHGGAFANEPQSVAPANDLGARFKQNGDHAILTHVFNGGSAENAGLCPQDKIIALGGYACNDLAAQWSKLPIGTRTTIHFFRQGLLRETSITVQAAEANTALLHITDRQKLENWLYNHQIKLQTA
- a CDS encoding TIGR01244 family sulfur transferase: MPIRKLTDSLYIAPQLTEADVQEAVRLGIQTIICNRPDGEEENQPAFAEVQNWFKEAGINQFSHQPVVAPQINAADVAAFQNLLQQSPTPILAFCRTGTRCSLLWGYHQVQHGASVAEVVAAAEQAGVNLSNFEARLQEAKDKGLA
- a CDS encoding helix-turn-helix domain-containing protein, which translates into the protein MVNKLTPPPSLPDPQDLRAVIAYNMRLYRVNHGWSQEELARQCGLDRTYVSAVERKRWNIALSNIEKIASALKIAPYKLLLPPQEMLRQMTEPADTQA